One Thalassotalea atypica DNA window includes the following coding sequences:
- a CDS encoding pyridoxal-dependent decarboxylase, exosortase A system-associated, with protein MKSKPIHASMSHFQVENNNLLIGGKTLAQIEELVGSTPFYAYDSNVLASTIGELKQALPNKIKLHYAIKANPFPHLVHFIKPLVDGFDVASKKEMLLAIQTKMPLDEISFAGPGKTIDDISASIVAGVTLHAESITEITRAIEVGRRLSIKPNIAIRVNPAFELKASGMKMAGGAKPFGIDEEQVFELLKSLDYEQMNFRGFHIFAGSQNLNSEAIIEMHHKTFKLSQQLIRASKVKIDYVNIGGGLGIPYFPGENWLDISPICQHLEHLLSEHAETFDCVDVIMELGRFIVGRSGVYVSKVVDVKQSRETEYAVCDGGLHHHLANSGNFGQVIRKNYPVSIGNKINTPAEEYKKATLVGPLCTPLDILGDKMLLPSIEIGDYAVVYQSGAYGASASPQGFLSQPNLSEILL; from the coding sequence ATGAAGTCGAAACCAATCCACGCCTCGATGTCGCATTTTCAGGTAGAAAACAATAATTTACTGATTGGTGGTAAAACACTGGCACAAATTGAAGAACTCGTTGGCAGCACCCCTTTTTATGCATACGATAGTAACGTTTTAGCCTCTACCATTGGTGAACTAAAACAAGCATTACCGAATAAGATAAAACTTCATTATGCGATCAAGGCTAATCCATTCCCCCATTTAGTACATTTTATCAAGCCACTGGTTGATGGTTTTGATGTTGCTTCAAAAAAAGAAATGTTGCTCGCTATCCAAACGAAAATGCCATTAGACGAGATTAGTTTTGCAGGGCCAGGGAAAACAATAGATGATATCTCAGCATCAATTGTTGCAGGGGTAACATTACACGCAGAATCTATTACGGAAATTACCAGGGCGATAGAAGTAGGACGACGACTATCGATCAAACCCAATATTGCGATTCGAGTAAATCCTGCTTTTGAACTCAAAGCATCGGGGATGAAAATGGCTGGTGGTGCGAAACCCTTTGGTATTGACGAAGAGCAAGTATTTGAATTGCTCAAAAGTCTCGATTATGAACAAATGAATTTCAGAGGCTTTCATATATTTGCAGGCTCACAAAATTTAAACTCTGAAGCTATCATCGAAATGCACCATAAAACGTTCAAATTGTCTCAACAACTCATCCGAGCCAGCAAAGTAAAAATTGATTATGTCAATATAGGTGGCGGGCTTGGGATTCCTTATTTTCCTGGCGAGAATTGGCTTGATATTTCACCTATTTGCCAACACCTCGAACATTTGCTCTCTGAACATGCAGAAACTTTTGATTGTGTTGATGTCATTATGGAACTCGGACGTTTTATCGTTGGTAGATCAGGCGTATATGTTTCGAAAGTAGTCGACGTAAAGCAATCTAGAGAAACTGAATATGCTGTATGTGATGGCGGGCTTCATCATCATCTCGCCAATTCAGGCAATTTTGGCCAAGTCATTCGGAAAAATTATCCAGTTTCTATCGGCAATAAAATAAATACGCCTGCAGAAGAATACAAGAAAGCAACACTCGTAGGACCCTTATGTACGCCTTTAGACATCTTAGGGGATAAGATGCTGCTGCCAAGCATTGAAATTGGTGACTATGCAGTAGTCTATCAATCTGGTGCATATGGCGCATCAGCCAGCCCCCAAGGCTTTTTGAGTCAGCCTAATTTGTCTGAAATTTTGTTATAA
- a CDS encoding acyl-CoA ligase (AMP-forming), exosortase A system-associated, with protein MTSFIHQLIAQSAVKYPNNIALQLKSDELNYHELNTQIEHVAGCFTAIDLQRYERVGIYLPKTFENIFSIFGSSAAGGVFVPINPVLKAQQVQHIVNDCDIKILITNRGRFSALKNMLNQFCNISHIILTDGREEDESVMQGVRILTWQSLLSLSDQQLTQAPCTSSDMAAILYTSGSTGKPKGVVLSHNNIIQGAISVSTYLENTADDKILALLPLSFDYGLSQLTTSFHVGATCVLLDYLLPNDVIKAINKYEITGLAAVPPLWSQLCALNWPERTGDKMRYFTNSGGALTTTNLTKLRSLMPKASPYLMYGLTEAFRSTYLPPSEIDNRPTSMGKAIPNAEVMVIRPDGGECEIDEPGELVHRGPLVSLGYWNSPEKTAERFKAAPSKPSGIILEEIAVWSGDTVKRDADGYLYFVARADEMIKTSGYRVSPMEIEEVLYQHEHVAVAASLGVKHEQLGQAILVIAASNSIEHSANLERSLFKHCQKELANYMVPKKIIVVDSLPHNANGKLDRALLHLTYNDYFSE; from the coding sequence ATGACCTCTTTTATTCACCAACTAATTGCGCAAAGTGCTGTTAAATATCCAAACAATATTGCACTGCAATTAAAGTCCGATGAGTTAAATTACCATGAGCTCAATACCCAAATAGAACACGTTGCAGGGTGTTTTACGGCCATTGACCTTCAACGTTATGAACGTGTAGGCATTTATCTACCCAAAACATTTGAAAATATCTTCTCTATTTTTGGCAGCAGCGCCGCAGGAGGCGTTTTTGTACCCATCAACCCTGTTTTAAAAGCTCAGCAGGTACAACACATCGTTAATGACTGTGACATTAAAATATTGATCACAAATCGGGGGCGATTTTCTGCATTAAAAAATATGCTGAACCAATTTTGCAATATTAGTCATATTATTCTCACCGACGGTCGCGAGGAAGATGAAAGCGTTATGCAAGGCGTACGAATTTTAACCTGGCAGTCTTTACTCTCTTTGTCTGACCAACAACTCACTCAAGCTCCATGTACTTCAAGTGACATGGCGGCAATTTTATATACTTCGGGGAGCACAGGAAAACCAAAAGGGGTTGTGTTATCACATAACAATATTATTCAAGGCGCCATTTCCGTTTCCACTTACTTAGAAAATACTGCTGATGACAAAATCCTTGCCTTATTACCCTTAAGCTTTGATTATGGTCTAAGCCAATTGACCACGAGTTTTCATGTTGGCGCAACATGTGTGCTGCTTGATTACTTACTTCCAAACGATGTCATCAAAGCCATCAACAAATATGAGATTACTGGGCTTGCAGCTGTTCCTCCATTATGGTCACAGTTATGTGCTTTAAACTGGCCAGAAAGGACGGGTGATAAAATGCGTTACTTCACTAATTCGGGTGGCGCATTAACAACGACAAACCTAACAAAACTTCGCTCATTAATGCCAAAAGCAAGCCCATATTTGATGTACGGCTTAACCGAAGCATTCAGGTCAACTTATTTACCGCCGTCTGAGATAGATAATCGGCCTACCTCCATGGGTAAAGCTATTCCGAATGCTGAAGTTATGGTCATTAGACCTGACGGAGGTGAGTGTGAAATAGATGAACCCGGAGAGCTTGTTCATCGAGGCCCGTTAGTCAGCTTAGGTTACTGGAATTCACCTGAGAAGACAGCAGAGCGGTTCAAAGCTGCACCGAGTAAGCCAAGTGGTATTATTTTGGAAGAAATCGCCGTATGGTCGGGCGATACAGTCAAAAGAGATGCTGACGGATACTTATATTTTGTCGCTCGTGCCGATGAAATGATAAAAACATCGGGTTATCGTGTGAGTCCGATGGAAATTGAAGAAGTGCTTTATCAGCATGAACACGTCGCTGTTGCTGCCTCGTTAGGCGTTAAGCATGAACAACTTGGTCAGGCTATTTTGGTTATCGCTGCCAGTAATAGTATCGAACACAGTGCCAATTTAGAAAGATCTTTATTCAAGCATTGCCAAAAAGAACTGGCCAACTATATGGTGCCGAAAAAAATTATTGTTGTAGACTCGCTGCCTCACAATGCGAACGGTAAGCTTGATCGCGCCTTATTACATCTCACCTATAACGATTATTTTTCGGAGTAA
- a CDS encoding PEP-CTERM/exosortase system-associated acyltransferase, which produces MASYSVASNFSQYFKIKFASTKELRQEAFKIRYGVYAKELGWEPENSSLMETDECDDHSFHCLLEHKRTGVFAGCVRLVIPPVTRQSHQLPFEKNCLMSARTDVIDSTKLPRGSFGEISRLAVLETFRRREKEKKTPFVIKEVNPATVYSEEERRNFPNIAMGLYLAAVSLSEICNHQGMFVMMEPRLNRRLTRFGLPFVQCGDEMDYHGQRAMFFLEREGFNAELTPELLELYNIIHADLLDQINLIPFTDASDR; this is translated from the coding sequence ATGGCTAGTTACTCGGTTGCCAGTAACTTTTCCCAGTACTTTAAGATAAAATTTGCAAGTACAAAAGAGTTAAGGCAAGAAGCATTTAAGATTCGTTACGGTGTTTATGCGAAAGAATTGGGCTGGGAACCAGAAAACAGCTCCTTAATGGAAACTGACGAATGTGATGATCATTCTTTTCACTGTTTGCTTGAACATAAACGTACTGGTGTATTTGCTGGTTGCGTCAGGCTCGTAATTCCACCAGTAACTAGGCAGTCACATCAATTGCCGTTTGAGAAAAATTGCTTGATGAGTGCTCGAACCGACGTTATTGATTCAACTAAATTGCCAAGAGGCAGTTTTGGCGAAATATCGCGGCTTGCTGTGCTAGAGACGTTTAGACGACGTGAAAAAGAGAAAAAGACTCCTTTTGTCATTAAGGAAGTCAATCCAGCGACCGTTTATAGCGAAGAAGAAAGACGTAACTTTCCGAATATAGCGATGGGGCTATACTTGGCGGCAGTATCATTATCAGAGATATGTAATCACCAAGGCATGTTTGTAATGATGGAACCACGCTTAAACCGAAGGCTTACACGCTTTGGGTTACCATTTGTACAATGCGGTGATGAGATGGACTATCACGGACAACGCGCAATGTTTTTCCTTGAAAGAGAAGGATTTAATGCTGAATTAACACCTGAATTGCTTGAACTGTATAACATTATTCATGCCGATTTACTCGATCAGATAAATCTTATTCCATTTACAGATGCCTCAGATAGATAA
- a CDS encoding EDSAP-1 family PEP-CTERM protein: protein MKNFKKSLVALSAILMMGAGTAQAESVAYANLDILNLEMLDHNTGNILVLGTHVNILGGVNNTQNNSASLNASSDNTNDGTMACVGDCGVAQDTFSQQAAGTTFSRSDSAINGAIIDVGGGAGGVTAQSVSETQLNQNGMGNSDSTLQTNTAFVFTPTNNLQVAFSFSALGELFAFQGPDNNPGSSAQAGSSFTISIANLDNGAKVFEWTPDGVIGNEALANDSTDDDDLTTNISRPIPGTSQDILGGNFYASSLGFLQAGVNYVLSINHNTEVNAARDVPEPGMLFLLGLGLAGFAVRKRKAS, encoded by the coding sequence ATGAAAAATTTTAAAAAATCACTTGTAGCACTGTCTGCAATCTTAATGATGGGGGCGGGGACAGCTCAAGCTGAATCTGTTGCCTATGCAAATCTAGACATCTTAAACCTTGAAATGTTAGACCATAACACAGGCAATATTCTGGTTTTGGGGACGCATGTAAATATACTAGGTGGCGTGAATAATACGCAAAATAATTCAGCTTCGTTGAATGCATCTAGTGATAACACTAATGATGGCACTATGGCATGTGTAGGTGATTGTGGTGTTGCACAGGATACTTTTTCACAACAAGCAGCTGGCACTACGTTTAGTCGTTCAGACAGCGCGATTAATGGAGCAATTATTGATGTAGGTGGCGGCGCTGGTGGCGTTACAGCTCAAAGTGTCTCAGAAACTCAGTTAAATCAAAATGGCATGGGTAATAGTGACTCAACGTTACAAACAAACACCGCATTTGTATTTACACCGACTAATAATCTTCAAGTGGCGTTTAGCTTTAGCGCACTTGGTGAACTATTTGCTTTCCAAGGGCCTGATAACAATCCTGGCTCTTCGGCACAAGCAGGTTCTAGCTTTACGATTTCTATTGCAAATCTAGATAATGGTGCCAAAGTGTTCGAATGGACACCTGATGGTGTTATTGGCAATGAAGCATTAGCTAACGACTCTACTGATGATGATGACTTAACAACTAATATTTCAAGACCAATTCCAGGTACGTCGCAAGATATTTTAGGTGGTAACTTTTATGCTAGTAGCCTAGGGTTCTTACAAGCGGGAGTTAACTACGTATTATCAATTAATCATAATACAGAAGTGAATGCCGCAAGGGATGTTCCAGAGCCAGGTATGCTATTTTTACTAGGCCTTGGATTAGCGGGCTTTGCAGTAAGAAAACGTAAAGCAAGCTAA